The Desulfosoma caldarium genome has a window encoding:
- the cobA gene encoding uroporphyrinogen-III C-methyltransferase yields MKSGKAYLVGAGPGDPGLLTLKGRDVLALADVVIYDYLANEELLKYAPAHAERIYVGKKGGDHTLSQEAINRLLVEKARDRVVVRLKGGDPFVFGRGGEEAQELAAAGIDFEIVPGVTAAVAVPAYAGIPLSHRDYASSMAFITGHERADGASPENKETLDWEKLACGVGTLVFFMGVKNLSEIAQRLMAHGRSSQTPVAVIRWGTTPQQQTVVGTLGDIVEKVQAAGLKPPAIIVVGEVVRLRKELNWYETKPLFGKTVLVTRAREQASDFRKALEALGARCVEFPTIAIVPPKSWDPLDAALASLDQYDWVVFTSVNGVKFFMERLWASGRDVRALAGRRLAAIGPKTAESLEQRGLRLDVVPKEYRAESLLEALGETAVRGQRFLLPRAAQARDVLPQTLRRWGAQVEVVPAYETVPAADGVNELKAMLARGDIHVVTFTASSTVTFFVQAVGAPHAAELLKKTAVACIGPITADTARSFGIEPTVVAQEYTIPGLVHAMVSHVLQAV; encoded by the coding sequence GTGAAGAGCGGTAAAGCCTATCTCGTGGGGGCAGGCCCCGGGGACCCGGGCCTCCTTACCCTCAAAGGCCGGGACGTTTTGGCTTTGGCCGATGTGGTCATCTACGACTATTTGGCGAACGAAGAATTGCTTAAGTATGCTCCGGCCCATGCGGAACGGATCTATGTGGGCAAGAAGGGCGGGGATCATACCCTAAGTCAGGAAGCCATCAACCGACTTCTGGTGGAAAAGGCTCGAGACCGCGTCGTGGTGCGCCTTAAAGGGGGCGATCCTTTCGTTTTCGGCCGAGGAGGCGAAGAAGCCCAGGAACTGGCCGCGGCCGGGATTGACTTTGAGATCGTTCCCGGCGTCACGGCGGCGGTGGCCGTTCCCGCCTACGCCGGAATTCCCTTGTCCCACCGGGACTACGCCTCCAGCATGGCTTTCATCACAGGGCACGAAAGGGCCGACGGAGCCAGCCCGGAAAACAAGGAAACCCTCGACTGGGAAAAGCTGGCCTGCGGTGTGGGCACGCTGGTCTTTTTCATGGGAGTCAAGAACCTTTCCGAGATTGCGCAGCGCCTCATGGCCCACGGCCGTTCTTCACAGACCCCTGTGGCCGTCATTCGCTGGGGCACCACGCCGCAGCAGCAGACCGTCGTGGGCACACTGGGCGATATCGTCGAAAAGGTGCAGGCCGCAGGCCTGAAACCTCCGGCCATCATTGTGGTCGGCGAAGTGGTGCGTCTGCGCAAGGAACTCAATTGGTATGAAACAAAACCCCTTTTCGGCAAAACCGTGCTGGTGACTCGAGCCCGAGAACAGGCCAGCGACTTTCGAAAGGCGCTGGAAGCCCTGGGGGCGCGCTGCGTGGAATTTCCCACCATTGCCATTGTGCCTCCGAAGTCTTGGGATCCTTTGGACGCGGCCCTTGCGTCCCTGGATCAGTACGACTGGGTGGTTTTTACCAGTGTCAACGGCGTGAAGTTTTTCATGGAAAGACTTTGGGCCTCAGGCCGGGACGTGCGGGCTCTGGCCGGAAGGCGCCTTGCGGCTATCGGGCCCAAGACGGCCGAATCCCTGGAGCAGCGGGGCCTTCGGCTGGATGTGGTGCCAAAAGAGTACCGAGCGGAATCCCTGCTGGAAGCCTTGGGTGAGACCGCCGTGCGCGGCCAGCGCTTTTTGCTGCCTCGAGCCGCTCAAGCCCGCGACGTTTTACCGCAAACCTTACGCCGATGGGGGGCTCAGGTGGAGGTGGTTCCGGCCTATGAAACGGTTCCGGCCGCCGATGGGGTAAATGAGCTGAAGGCCATGCTGGCACGCGGCGACATTCACGTGGTGACCTTTACGGCTTCGTCCACCGTGACCTTTTTCGTGCAGGCCGTTGGAGCACCCCATGCGGCCGAGCTTCTGAAAAAGACCGCCGTCGCCTGCATCGGGCCCATCACGGCAGATACCGCGCGCTCCTTTGGCATCGAACCCACCGTGGTGGCGCAAGAATACACCATTCCCGGCCTCGTGCACGCCATGGTTTCCCACGTTTTGCAAGCTGTTTGA
- a CDS encoding HAD family hydrolase — protein MVIETILFDFDGTLAELHIDFIEMKQRIAQIAAPFLGHRPEPSAMPALEWIDAIAQQFQDGVKALAPAFQAQALACIEAMEMEAAACGKLFEFTRPMLHDLERRGVAVAVVTRNCARAVRTVFPDADRFRFQLFARDHVQRVKPDPQHLNAALTALGASPHHALMVGDHPLDIETGKRAGVRTAAVASGRVSLMDLHACHPDWVAQDCAALLKILDAGHFLPRKFVHGHHFA, from the coding sequence ATGGTCATTGAAACCATCCTTTTTGATTTCGACGGCACCCTGGCAGAACTGCACATCGATTTTATCGAAATGAAACAGCGAATCGCTCAAATCGCCGCGCCGTTTCTCGGACACCGACCTGAACCTTCGGCCATGCCCGCTCTGGAATGGATCGACGCCATCGCCCAACAGTTTCAGGACGGCGTGAAGGCTTTGGCGCCCGCTTTTCAAGCCCAAGCTCTGGCGTGCATCGAAGCCATGGAAATGGAAGCCGCCGCTTGTGGAAAGCTCTTTGAGTTCACGCGCCCCATGTTGCACGACCTTGAGCGACGCGGCGTCGCCGTCGCCGTGGTGACTCGAAATTGTGCTCGAGCCGTCCGCACTGTCTTTCCCGACGCGGACCGGTTCCGTTTTCAGCTCTTTGCTCGAGACCATGTGCAGCGCGTCAAACCCGATCCGCAGCACCTGAACGCCGCCCTGACCGCTCTAGGCGCATCTCCGCATCATGCTCTGATGGTGGGGGATCATCCTCTGGACATCGAAACGGGAAAACGCGCCGGAGTGCGCACGGCCGCTGTGGCCAGCGGCCGCGTTTCGCTTATGGACCTTCATGCATGCCATCCCGACTGGGTAGCTCAGGACTGCGCAGCCTTGTTGAAAATCCTGGATGCCGGGCATTTTCTGCCAAGGAAATTCGTCCATGGCCATCATTTTGCGTGA
- the thiE gene encoding thiamine phosphate synthase has protein sequence MVRFKKTVDWSLYVITDAQVIGGRSLTAVVESALRGGATVLQYREKKKSTRAMVDEAMALAALCRTYHVPLLINDRIDVALAVDADGVHLGQDDMPLRLARRLLGPHRLIGLTVHHREEIEKAQQDGADYISLAPVFATPTKPDHQTPMGVDGLRRLMTWVRCPAVAIGGINAHNIRDVLQTGVNGVCVVSAILGQDDPERAARTLRALIASTPAS, from the coding sequence ATGGTCCGATTCAAAAAAACTGTAGATTGGTCCCTTTACGTCATCACCGATGCGCAGGTCATTGGCGGCCGTTCCTTGACGGCAGTGGTGGAATCCGCGCTGCGGGGGGGAGCCACGGTGCTTCAGTATCGTGAAAAGAAAAAGTCCACACGGGCCATGGTGGACGAGGCGATGGCTTTGGCGGCCCTGTGCCGGACTTACCATGTGCCGTTGCTCATTAATGACCGGATCGATGTGGCCTTGGCGGTCGACGCCGATGGCGTGCACCTCGGCCAAGACGATATGCCTTTGCGGCTGGCTCGTCGCCTTTTGGGTCCCCATCGCCTCATCGGTTTGACGGTTCATCATCGCGAAGAAATTGAAAAAGCGCAGCAGGACGGAGCGGACTACATTTCCCTGGCCCCCGTATTTGCCACACCGACCAAGCCGGATCATCAAACACCCATGGGTGTAGACGGCCTGAGACGGCTCATGACCTGGGTGCGGTGCCCGGCGGTGGCCATTGGGGGCATCAACGCGCACAACATTCGGGACGTCCTGCAAACCGGTGTGAACGGCGTCTGCGTTGTTTCGGCCATACTCGGCCAGGATGACCCAGAACGGGCGGCTCGTACCCTGCGCGCTCTCATCGCCTCCACGCCCGCATCATGA
- a CDS encoding PAC2 family protein — protein MAIILREDLTRVSKMVLFLKGWLDAGGMADTVFSAIQKRLPCRVAALMEMDAYVPASEQRPTVRIHHGVLKDFHWHSLIFYRPEAEAHHNVLFAIGPEPSVQWRRFVSELLEAATTWQCEELLLVGSLYDQIFYDEIRISGVAVNAAGYNLLRHWQCQPATYEGPASVYSAILYELRHSSMTAVNLWAHMPFYLKGPHELLVHRMMEIVGHFAHIEWDLEDILVEWKNREMEIEKILAQDPSLREQILALKKQEATPNGTKPRGRHAEVIDFHRFKKKEKIDK, from the coding sequence ATGGCCATCATTTTGCGTGAAGACCTAACACGTGTATCCAAAATGGTGCTGTTCCTGAAAGGGTGGCTCGATGCCGGAGGCATGGCAGACACGGTCTTTTCGGCCATTCAGAAAAGGCTTCCCTGCCGAGTGGCCGCCCTTATGGAAATGGATGCCTACGTGCCCGCTTCGGAACAGCGCCCTACGGTACGCATTCATCACGGAGTGCTCAAAGATTTTCACTGGCACAGTTTGATATTTTATCGGCCCGAAGCGGAAGCCCATCACAACGTATTGTTTGCCATAGGCCCTGAACCCTCGGTGCAATGGCGGAGGTTTGTCTCGGAACTTCTTGAAGCGGCCACGACGTGGCAGTGCGAAGAATTGCTTCTTGTGGGAAGCCTTTATGACCAGATCTTCTACGATGAAATTCGCATTTCCGGAGTGGCCGTCAACGCGGCGGGTTACAACCTTTTGCGTCACTGGCAGTGCCAGCCCGCAACCTATGAAGGGCCGGCTTCCGTGTATTCGGCCATTCTTTACGAACTGCGTCACAGCTCCATGACCGCCGTGAACCTTTGGGCGCACATGCCTTTTTACCTGAAAGGGCCCCATGAACTTCTGGTCCATCGAATGATGGAGATCGTTGGGCACTTTGCCCATATAGAGTGGGATCTCGAAGATATCTTGGTGGAATGGAAAAACCGGGAAATGGAAATCGAAAAGATCCTCGCCCAGGATCCATCACTTCGAGAACAAATCCTCGCCCTAAAAAAGCAGGAGGCGACCCCGAATGGTACGAAACCTCGCGGCAGACACGCAGAAGTGATTGATTTTCATAGATTTAAGAAAAAAGAAAAAATTGACAAATAG
- the hemC gene encoding hydroxymethylbilane synthase gives MKPHVVIGTRGSLLALRQANMIKEALEAQWPGLRVTLEIIKTTGDKILDVPLAKVGGKGLFVKEIEEALMDGRVDLAVHSMKDVPAVLPDPLTLAVVPPREDPRDVLVAHRASGLKDLPSGALIGTSSLRRAAQIRHLRPDLRVENLRGNLDTRLRKVREGLYDAVILAAAGLRRMDWQDAVTAVMDAQEFVPAIGQGALGIEVRKQDLAVRELVAPLHHEPTWRAVTAERAFLHELGGGCQVPIAGHAEVSDGTVTLTGLVASLDGKIVYRLTQSASFGQEELLGRGLARQLLEAGARSILESLMAQEFLEPQRPDC, from the coding sequence TTGAAGCCGCACGTGGTCATCGGGACGCGCGGAAGCCTTCTTGCCCTGCGCCAAGCGAACATGATCAAGGAAGCGCTGGAAGCGCAATGGCCCGGCTTGCGTGTCACGCTGGAAATCATCAAGACCACGGGGGACAAAATTCTGGACGTGCCCTTGGCCAAAGTGGGCGGCAAGGGGCTTTTCGTCAAGGAAATCGAAGAGGCTCTCATGGACGGTCGCGTGGACCTGGCCGTGCACAGCATGAAGGACGTGCCTGCAGTTCTGCCCGATCCTTTGACCCTGGCTGTGGTGCCCCCTCGAGAAGACCCTCGTGACGTCCTCGTGGCCCATCGAGCATCGGGACTGAAAGATTTACCCTCGGGCGCCCTCATCGGCACCAGCAGCCTGCGCCGAGCCGCGCAGATACGGCATCTTCGACCCGATCTGCGGGTGGAAAATCTTCGAGGCAACCTGGACACGCGGCTTCGCAAGGTGCGTGAAGGCCTTTACGATGCGGTCATTCTGGCGGCGGCGGGGCTTCGGCGCATGGACTGGCAGGATGCGGTGACGGCCGTGATGGATGCCCAAGAATTCGTTCCCGCCATTGGGCAAGGGGCTTTGGGGATTGAAGTTCGAAAGCAAGACCTAGCGGTTCGAGAACTGGTGGCCCCATTGCATCACGAACCCACATGGCGTGCCGTGACGGCGGAACGCGCCTTTCTCCACGAGTTGGGGGGAGGATGCCAGGTGCCCATTGCCGGGCATGCGGAGGTTTCCGACGGCACCGTGACGCTCACGGGCTTGGTGGCGTCCCTGGATGGTAAAATCGTCTATCGCCTCACACAAAGCGCCTCGTTTGGCCAAGAAGAGCTTTTGGGTCGAGGTCTGGCGCGGCAGCTTCTTGAAGCCGGAGCGCGAAGCATTTTAGAGTCCCTGATGGCTCAAGAATTCCTCGAGCCACAGAGGCCTGATTGTTGA
- a CDS encoding lysophospholipid acyltransferase family protein, producing the protein MLLKLLEKIAALDRLEKVYRSVEDTVNLESFLDGALRALRVRVRLRGTTVAFPGQGPVIVVTNHPFGGLEGILLARILLGIRPDFKIMTNGLLERIAEVRPMLIGVDPFAHTGAAKRNVRPLRQCLKWLESVGALVVFPAGTVSHVHVQRRRIMDPPWNRTVARLALRIQCPVVPVCFKGRNSLLFQFMGLVHPSLRTLLLPRELLNKTGATVCVTVGNPVAFRNPASMEEARHAADYLRARTYALGLSAESNKFLRARDLISTQGAPLTPLRRKSPVAPPLPKERLVHDVR; encoded by the coding sequence ATGTTGCTCAAGTTGCTTGAAAAAATCGCCGCATTGGATCGACTGGAGAAAGTTTATCGGTCCGTGGAGGATACCGTAAATCTAGAAAGCTTTTTGGACGGCGCCCTTCGAGCCCTTCGAGTTCGAGTGCGTCTTCGCGGAACGACGGTCGCCTTTCCTGGTCAAGGACCGGTGATTGTGGTGACCAACCATCCCTTTGGAGGGCTGGAAGGGATTCTTTTAGCTCGGATTTTGCTCGGCATTCGCCCCGACTTCAAAATCATGACCAATGGGCTTTTGGAAAGGATAGCGGAAGTCAGGCCAATGCTGATCGGGGTCGATCCCTTTGCACACACAGGTGCCGCCAAAAGAAACGTGCGTCCCCTTCGCCAATGCCTAAAGTGGCTGGAATCTGTAGGTGCCTTGGTGGTTTTTCCTGCCGGGACCGTCTCCCACGTCCACGTGCAGCGAAGGCGCATTATGGATCCTCCATGGAATCGGACCGTGGCCCGCTTGGCTCTTCGAATTCAATGCCCTGTGGTACCGGTCTGTTTTAAAGGTCGAAACAGCTTGCTGTTTCAATTTATGGGACTTGTCCACCCAAGCCTTCGCACCCTTTTACTGCCCAGGGAATTGCTGAACAAAACCGGGGCCACGGTGTGCGTCACCGTGGGAAACCCTGTCGCGTTTCGGAATCCTGCCTCCATGGAAGAAGCGCGCCATGCCGCCGACTACCTTCGGGCTCGAACGTATGCACTGGGACTGAGCGCGGAATCCAATAAGTTTCTTCGGGCCCGAGACCTTATCAGCACTCAAGGAGCCCCTTTGACGCCTTTGCGTCGAAAATCTCCGGTGGCCCCTCCTTTGCCGAAGGAACGGCTTGTTCACGATGTGCGATAA
- a CDS encoding thiamine-phosphate kinase: MKPSKPIVRDLGEFGLIERLRQRVSPGPSSVLVGIGDDVAVLRSTAGRLLLATCDTQVEGIHFLRHTVPPRCLGQRAAAVNLSDMAAMGGVPSWALVSLMLPDKTPVAWVDALYRGLTEGLERYGAALVGGNTARHPERIVVDVTLLGEVDEAKMVLRRGAHIGDFIVVTGSLGASKAGLECLRVAPFMAQEAARTLNETEDATLDELEMACGDAPSQGEAAQNLMAAVDRDTWMRAVHRYWVPEPRVQEGQVLAASGWVHAMIDVSDGFLGDLAHLCAASDVGAVIHVDAVPVDWACQGVAQALGQDPLLWALTGGEDYEILAAVHPEGLDHVLQAVAQQSAVTCHAVGRIVPRDQGIQCVRQDGSALEAHWGKAWDHFRQEAAS, from the coding sequence ATGAAGCCTTCCAAACCTATCGTCAGAGATCTCGGCGAATTTGGACTCATCGAGCGTCTTCGACAGCGCGTGTCCCCGGGGCCTTCATCGGTGCTTGTGGGGATTGGAGACGACGTGGCCGTTCTTCGATCCACCGCCGGCCGGCTTCTTTTGGCCACATGCGACACCCAAGTTGAAGGGATTCATTTTCTGCGCCACACCGTGCCCCCGCGCTGTCTCGGCCAACGCGCCGCCGCGGTGAACCTCAGTGACATGGCCGCCATGGGAGGAGTGCCTTCGTGGGCTTTGGTTTCCTTAATGCTGCCAGACAAGACGCCCGTGGCGTGGGTGGACGCGCTGTATCGAGGTTTAACTGAGGGCCTGGAACGTTATGGCGCCGCCCTGGTGGGAGGGAACACGGCGCGGCATCCCGAGCGCATCGTTGTGGATGTGACCTTGTTGGGCGAAGTGGATGAGGCGAAAATGGTCTTGCGTCGTGGAGCGCACATCGGAGATTTTATCGTGGTCACGGGTTCCCTTGGTGCTTCGAAAGCGGGTTTGGAATGTTTGCGCGTCGCGCCTTTTATGGCTCAAGAAGCGGCTAGGACTTTGAATGAAACCGAAGACGCTACACTCGATGAACTAGAAATGGCCTGCGGCGATGCTCCATCACAAGGGGAAGCGGCGCAAAACCTGATGGCGGCGGTGGATCGAGACACATGGATGCGAGCCGTGCACAGGTACTGGGTGCCTGAACCTCGCGTGCAAGAAGGGCAAGTGTTGGCCGCATCGGGCTGGGTCCATGCCATGATCGACGTGAGTGACGGGTTTTTGGGGGATCTTGCGCACCTTTGTGCCGCGAGCGACGTTGGGGCGGTCATTCATGTGGACGCCGTGCCGGTGGATTGGGCATGTCAGGGCGTGGCTCAGGCCCTGGGGCAAGATCCTTTGCTTTGGGCCTTGACCGGGGGAGAAGATTACGAAATTTTGGCGGCGGTGCATCCCGAGGGACTGGATCACGTTCTTCAAGCGGTGGCGCAACAGAGTGCCGTGACGTGCCATGCCGTGGGGCGAATCGTGCCTCGAGACCAAGGGATTCAGTGTGTGCGCCAAGACGGTTCTGCGCTGGAGGCGCATTGGGGTAAGGCCTGGGATCATTTTCGTCAGGAGGCGGCTTCATGA
- a CDS encoding cyclophilin-like fold protein, translated as MPTRIRIETPTLVMDATLNDSPTAQAIARALPLEAEANLWGDEIYFSIPVSMPLDEWAKDLVHAGDVGYWPTGKAFCIFFGPTPISAPGEIRPASAVNIVGKVCGDPAHFKAVKDGDLVRVVTAT; from the coding sequence ATGCCGACACGCATTCGCATTGAGACGCCGACTCTGGTCATGGACGCCACTTTGAACGACAGCCCCACGGCCCAGGCCATCGCCCGCGCGTTGCCTTTGGAGGCGGAAGCCAACCTGTGGGGAGATGAAATCTATTTTTCCATTCCTGTGAGCATGCCTCTGGATGAATGGGCCAAGGATCTGGTCCATGCGGGCGATGTGGGCTATTGGCCCACGGGGAAAGCCTTTTGCATTTTTTTCGGTCCGACACCCATCAGCGCCCCGGGGGAAATCCGCCCGGCCAGTGCCGTCAACATCGTGGGGAAGGTGTGTGGCGACCCGGCGCATTTCAAGGCGGTCAAGGACGGAGACCTTGTTCGCGTCGTGACGGCGACTTAA
- a CDS encoding D-sedoheptulose-7-phosphate isomerase yields the protein MNGNEETWVHRVQGILDATARALAAVKEQDAETVVRMAHVVAGAFRSRRRLYLFGNGGSAADSQHLAAEFINRFQRERDPLPAMALTTDTSVLTSIANDYDFRDVFLRQLRGLGEAGDVALGLSTSGRSENVLRALRWAREHGLHTLGLAGAQKTDMDVYCDLILHVPDAVTARVQEVHITVGHALCDLVEEMLYGAGASKNPMSPVRCG from the coding sequence GTGAACGGGAACGAGGAAACCTGGGTTCACAGAGTGCAAGGGATCCTTGACGCCACGGCGCGGGCTCTGGCCGCCGTTAAGGAGCAGGATGCGGAAACCGTGGTGCGCATGGCGCACGTGGTGGCCGGCGCCTTTCGATCCCGAAGGCGTCTCTATCTTTTCGGGAACGGGGGCAGCGCCGCCGATTCTCAGCATCTGGCGGCGGAATTTATCAACCGGTTTCAAAGGGAAAGAGACCCTTTGCCGGCGATGGCGCTCACCACAGACACCTCTGTGCTCACCAGCATCGCCAATGACTATGATTTTCGGGACGTGTTTCTGCGTCAGTTGCGAGGCTTAGGTGAGGCGGGGGATGTGGCCTTGGGGCTGAGCACCAGTGGGCGGTCGGAAAACGTTCTGCGCGCCTTGCGATGGGCTCGGGAACACGGTTTGCACACCCTTGGCCTTGCGGGTGCGCAGAAAACGGACATGGACGTCTATTGCGACCTGATTCTTCATGTGCCCGATGCTGTCACAGCCCGTGTTCAGGAAGTGCACATCACCGTCGGCCATGCCCTGTGTGACCTGGTGGAAGAGATGCTTTACGGGGCCGGGGCCTCGAAAAACCCTATGAGTCCGGTGCGGTGTGGGTGA
- the thiD gene encoding bifunctional hydroxymethylpyrimidine kinase/phosphomethylpyrimidine kinase, with product MKIPRALTIAGSDSGGGAGIQADLKTFSALGVFGMSAVTALTAQNTVGVRAVWEVDPAFVSAQIRAVVEDIGVDAVKTGMLATSAIIQQVSRDVRDLRLTRLVVDPVMVAKSGDALLHSDAVSALVEELLPLALVVTPNLHEAEALVGFPVRKVEDMEKAARKIKAFGPRYVVLKGGHLPGDPMDIMDDGETVRRFPTTRYDTPHTHGTGCTFASAIAAGLAKGLDVPSAVAEAKDYITGAIREALPLGKGHGPVHHFHALYRLAGWRFEP from the coding sequence ATGAAAATTCCTCGCGCGCTCACCATTGCCGGGTCCGATTCCGGCGGTGGAGCCGGAATTCAAGCAGATCTCAAGACCTTTTCCGCTCTGGGCGTGTTCGGCATGAGCGCCGTGACGGCTTTGACCGCCCAAAACACCGTAGGCGTGCGAGCCGTGTGGGAAGTGGATCCCGCCTTTGTTTCCGCTCAAATCCGCGCCGTAGTGGAAGACATCGGTGTGGATGCGGTGAAGACGGGCATGTTGGCCACATCGGCCATCATTCAGCAGGTGTCTCGAGACGTGCGTGACCTTCGCCTCACCCGTTTGGTGGTGGATCCCGTCATGGTGGCCAAGAGCGGCGATGCCTTGCTGCATTCGGATGCCGTTTCCGCACTGGTGGAGGAGCTTCTGCCCCTGGCCCTGGTGGTCACCCCCAATCTGCACGAAGCGGAAGCGCTCGTGGGTTTTCCGGTGAGAAAGGTCGAGGACATGGAAAAGGCGGCTCGAAAGATCAAGGCCTTTGGACCTCGCTATGTGGTGCTCAAGGGAGGGCATCTGCCGGGGGATCCCATGGACATTATGGACGATGGGGAAACCGTGCGGCGATTTCCCACGACGCGCTACGACACGCCGCACACGCACGGCACCGGGTGCACCTTTGCATCGGCCATCGCTGCCGGATTGGCCAAAGGGTTGGATGTTCCCAGCGCCGTGGCTGAGGCCAAGGACTACATCACCGGAGCCATTCGAGAGGCCTTGCCATTGGGGAAAGGCCATGGGCCGGTCCATCATTTCCATGCGCTGTACCGGCTGGCCGGATGGCGCTTCGAGCCGTAA
- a CDS encoding FmdB family zinc ribbon protein → MPIYEYRCESCGERYECLVFRSNEEVCCPKCGSSQAHKEMSVFGFKSGGEKGAASSRMGSTGASSCSGCSARSCATCH, encoded by the coding sequence ATGCCAATCTACGAGTATCGATGTGAAAGTTGTGGAGAGCGCTACGAGTGCTTGGTGTTTCGAAGCAATGAGGAGGTCTGTTGCCCCAAATGTGGATCTTCCCAGGCGCACAAGGAAATGAGCGTTTTTGGGTTCAAGAGCGGCGGGGAGAAAGGCGCGGCCAGCAGTCGCATGGGTTCCACCGGAGCGTCGTCCTGTTCCGGATGTTCCGCACGCAGCTGCGCCACGTGCCATTGA
- a CDS encoding aminotransferase class IV produces MGFQVATLSFDAVVDRLLQKNEAYHANYLAMYSSWFEGICTDPRIMLIPLDDHLVHRGDGVFEAFKCVNGFLYLLDRHLDRLARSCEIAQLSWPVSRRDLVKRIKETVRAAQSPDCLVRLYISRGPGGFSTDPYECPASQLYIVVTRMHEVPKEKLTQGVTLKSSHIPIKKSYFANVKSCNYLPNVLMTKEARDAGVDFTVSIDENGFLGEGATENVGIITKDRRFLVPRFDRILQGTTVTRMMELARDLVLSGDLAEVAEVDIRPKDAYEAAEMLIFGTTYSVLSVVAYDGRVVGDGVPGPWYHRFRAMLLQDAESGQGVRTPVWSDEDDAA; encoded by the coding sequence ATGGGTTTTCAGGTGGCCACGTTAAGTTTCGATGCGGTGGTGGATCGACTCTTGCAAAAAAACGAAGCCTATCATGCCAACTACTTGGCCATGTACTCGTCCTGGTTTGAAGGGATCTGCACCGATCCCCGCATTATGCTCATTCCCCTGGACGATCATCTAGTGCACCGAGGGGACGGCGTTTTTGAAGCTTTCAAGTGCGTCAACGGGTTTTTGTATCTTCTGGACCGGCATTTGGACCGACTGGCGCGCTCTTGCGAGATCGCTCAGCTCAGCTGGCCCGTCAGTCGCCGCGATCTGGTCAAGCGGATCAAGGAAACCGTGCGCGCTGCGCAGAGTCCAGATTGCCTCGTACGGCTGTACATTTCGCGAGGTCCAGGCGGCTTCAGCACGGATCCGTATGAATGCCCGGCAAGCCAACTCTACATCGTGGTCACGCGAATGCATGAGGTGCCGAAGGAAAAGCTCACGCAAGGTGTCACGCTCAAAAGCAGCCATATTCCCATCAAAAAATCCTATTTTGCCAACGTCAAGAGCTGCAATTATTTGCCGAACGTGCTCATGACCAAAGAGGCTCGAGACGCCGGCGTCGACTTTACCGTATCTATTGACGAAAACGGCTTTCTGGGGGAAGGGGCCACGGAAAACGTGGGCATCATCACGAAGGATCGCCGATTTCTGGTGCCGCGATTTGACCGCATTCTTCAAGGCACGACGGTCACCCGCATGATGGAACTGGCTCGGGACCTGGTGCTTTCCGGAGACCTGGCGGAAGTGGCGGAAGTGGACATCCGGCCGAAAGATGCCTATGAAGCGGCCGAAATGCTCATTTTTGGCACCACCTATTCCGTGCTTTCGGTGGTGGCCTATGACGGACGGGTCGTTGGGGACGGTGTGCCCGGACCATGGTATCACCGCTTTCGCGCCATGCTGTTGCAGGATGCCGAGTCCGGGCAAGGTGTTCGAACCCCAGTATGGTCCGATGAGGACGACGCGGCGTGA